One Cuculus canorus isolate bCucCan1 chromosome 1, bCucCan1.pri, whole genome shotgun sequence DNA segment encodes these proteins:
- the AKAP11 gene encoding A-kinase anchor protein 11 isoform X1 yields MDMYSRAQSNRMKPRISMKKSFGEGVLHSMKSLIHSRKELCSLSAEECLNREDQENFIEITFIGFAEGMGTAHLQELAAVSVELPDVLKSLQLCKLKENEVIFLKDVKKSSAKPYVMKHQNQLPEVFCVMRLPLSFPRIKADHIFTLLSKYITGIRYAVEINSLQKCQTEMSHGEDDDTNQSVSSIEDDFVTAFEHLDEDEPSKIQSAGACSLTSRNHRDAASQTIPARCLEAVDSEIRVGSARRNSSARSSLIDILGLKELSSVKNSVTTSISDPWIQRSFYKPYNPPDQGVNFICKTLFSSSPAESSESDGSSPSPVIFLDEEGYQKSLKAKLQLPKIPVVKDGIEDSDSEVSEFFDSFDQFDDLEEVLENPCKVIRDPVLGKPSQKRRTAHEQLSSASITMNPQKFKSDRPTLPANVKKPTPRKPESPYSSVFDVPDSPRPVKTTGEENGGLFSPIRSSAFSPLGSCGSSECLCRINLGGDGTSQNHHDAVYNSYSAYADSVSSEILGYVFHSESSSEQVCSGNVAKHKGIALKEKKRQAPDLKLQASMEPDKQAKPKHKSLMIRDSIQKFATELVEKSFGSAFKDLQKGVSSCTNALCHLAARLTSSVFQMAFYEIGRRRAISLKERAINGIANFLVSEAIAGALKELRHVKKQIFTNAVARFAADLAEELVFEGIMEVCQFSYPSTPIAVQPSSFDYEDKVVRSYARDLSESVIQEAFIELSQVDVAFTTQAAISVSTGNVKYVSAESMLESTQTSTIFPNFNDRVAPKPIQDSKKEYTVQQALFCTSGVVSSIPLPLAGRALSQHRVSSDACKAKLSTAPNSDDSVKTYKDSVHPFFTSRKREEEVTSFRNIYLTSDHSQSTENTPSLLHNQNVCLFNRQTNNRSGTNNNSELTSGSKGINSFSGTMVDMIVNEAYEAITSSRVTKAVEEYTDFLTKKITDKKPHGQGIGEGFPKNVFADHLAKYVIKQSVEESKTLLCSTSENSASNVSSQTYTDIGRKEQCVIKKQEVEKQSNVSINEDQQQMPLNNPRKFLVAPAHSVQCFSESKDCWQDQKGHRFSSKSPLPCSSVALVRHVLEDFTDTGSSSITCLNKPSKKHDTQKPSSGPLTYKQADCFVPANSFVSVTFGSEDALRVEHKSSLKDGNACVMPDTPPPTPLVPCQGSSERNLRKLSKKLKGELAKEFAPATPPSTPYNPTVTGLFKSEHDSLENEEFMLRLMQSLSEEVESSEDEDHSEMPVEKEEHLEKTVEYADYLASHIISIATEMAASHLDGKTNEREADRQVHLAMQNKKCGYTASINIPEETCNSLWSYAGDMAGKVINEAKKIVKSRHCKLLRLKRINCHVECLYLRKGDKDHSSKELCDAVQDQWPAKRDSSVLPLPQGIGMTGLTSKYPSCESVTDEYADHIIRVLKREGGNAELLMDQYASKLVYRSIKSGLQQAARKNKWRYSKKTFPGQNAQVNGKLEQIKAANTDVIQQVKSCIHHCDDQTYERSISTPRTECTDLLYFTESLARNITCDVRKKLKMSGACLPKSLTDSCLYKRTAFDEVTGDLIKTRFSRTFLPFSPDHKLYHSTGSLNENGYSEGIIQAIEQYAGKVADDTLEMSLESAVLHVAENRRSGDRLSYTEKLSPFSGTVCRCCSMKEHRYCTESTSHRLPTQQSSIPVRHFLHSGLGGDCQRQRVFQLDIPKIHVDVEQKTEFSDKGATVVVGKAGELSYTSLTADSGIGQDGVSFAESLTTEIMTSAMTNIGQAINISSVGREGFHSVESVISQQMSPSIGDDSTGSWSNLSFEDEHPDESSSFLHLSDSNGNSSSWSSLGLEGDMYEENLSFPTSDSDGTEDKDEDCKDAVEGLEQTRKTLEIVNIDLEPNLVDAQLRVALQWLAASETEVSDLHFHDTATKEFVFLSRRLRERDWKVGDLLQAVLKYCEMIEKVSDGEQSLNKSLVGWLLENV; encoded by the exons agttttgGTGAAGGTGTACTGCACTCTATGAAGTCACTGATACACAGCAGGAAAGAGTTATGCAGTCTGTCAGCAGAAGAATGTCTGAATCGGGAAGATCAAGAAAATTTTATTGAG ATTACATTTATAGGTTTTGCTGAAGGGATGGGTACTGCTCATTTGCAG GAGTTGGCAGCTGTTTCTGTGGAGCTTCCAGATGTTCTGAAATCACTCCAGTTGTGCAAACTAAAAGAAAACGAGGTTATATTTCTAAAAGATGTTAAGAAATCATCGGCAAAACCTTATGTCATGAAGCATCAG AATCAACTTCCTGAAGTATTTTGTGTGATGAGACTGCCTCTTTCATTCCCAAGGATCAAGGCTGATCATATATTTACCTTGCTGAGCAAGTATATCACAGGCATAAGATATGCAGTGGAAATAAACTCATTGCAAAAATGTCAAACAGAGATGTCCCATGGAGAAGATGATGACACTAATCAGTCAGTTTCTTCAATTGAGGACGATTTTGTCACTGCTTTTGAACACTTAGATGAAGATGAGCCTTCAAAGATACAAAGTGCTG gtGCATGCAGCTTAACTTCTCGAAACCATCGAGATGCTGCTTCACAGACCATCCCTGCTCGATGTTTAGAAGCTGTTGACTCAGAAATCCGTGTAGGTTCTGCGCGTAGAAATTCATCTGCCAGATCTTCTTTGATTGATATTTTGGGACTTAAGGAACTGTCTTCAGTAAAAAATTCAGTTACAACCTCAATTTCTGATCCTTGGATACAAAGGAGTTTCTATAAGCCATATAATCCTCCTGATCAAGGTGTTAATTTTATATgtaaaacattgttttcctcctctccagctgaATCCTCTGAGTCAGATGGGTCCAGCCCAAGCCCTGTCATCTTTTTAGATGAAGAAGGCTATCAAAAAAGCTTGAAGGCAAAACTTCAGCTGCCAAAAATTCCAGTAGTGAAAGATGGTATAGAGGATTCGGACTCAGAAGTAAGTGAATTTTTTGATAGTTTTGATCAGTTCGATGATCTGGAAGAAGTCTTGGAAAACCCTTGTAAAGTTATTAGGGATCCCGTCCTAGGGAAACCCTCCCAGAAAAGGAGGACTGCACACGAGCAGTTGTCTTCTGCAAGCATTACAATGAATCCTCAGAAATTCAAGTCTGATCGCCCCACTCTCCCAGCCAATGTGAAGAAACCAACTCCTCGTAAACCAGAATCGCCATATAGCAGCGTCTTTGATGTCCCGGATTCCCCTCGCCCAGTTAAAACAACAGGGGAAGAGAATGGAGGCTTGTTCAGCCCTATTAGATCGTCAGCTTTCAGTCCACTAGGGAGCTGTGGTTCTTCTGAATGTTTATGTCGAATTAATCTTGGTGGAGATGGGACAAGTCAAAATCACCATGATGCAGTCTATAATAGTTATTCAGCATATGCTGACAGTGTTTCATCTGAAATACTGGGTTATGTTTTTCATTCTGAGTCCTCATCAGAACAGGTATGTTCAGGAAATGTTGCGAAACACAAAGGGAttgctttgaaagagaaaaaacgTCAAGCTCCAGATCTCAAACTGCAAGCTAGTATGGAGCCAGATAAACAAGCAAAACCTAAACATAAGTCACTAATGATTAGAGATAGCATTCAAAAATTTGCAACTGAATTAGTTGAAAAAAGTTTTGGGAGTGCATTTAAGGACCTGCAGAAAGGTGTTTCTTCATGCACCAATGCACTTTGTCATTTGGCTGCTAGGTTGACTTCTTCGGTCTTTCAGATGGCTTTTTATGAGATTGGAAGACGAAGAGCGATCTCCCTGAAGGAGCGTGCCATTAATGGGATAGCAAACTTTTTGGTGAGTGAAGCTATAGCTGGTGCTTTGAAAGAACTGCGGcatgtaaagaaacaaatatttaccaACGCTGTTGCACGGTTTGCAGCAGACCTTGCCGAAGAACTTGTGTTTGAAGGAATCATGGAAGTATGCCAGTTTTCATATCCCTCGACACCTATAGCTGTGCAGCCTTCATCGTTTGATTATGAAGACAAAGTGGTAAGATCCTATGCCAGAGATTTGTCCGAATCTGTCATTCAGGAGGCTTTTATTGAACTGTCTCAGGTTGATGTCGCCTTCACAACACAAGCAGCTATTAGTGTTTCTACAGGCAATGTTAAATATGTGAGCGCAGAAAGTATGTTAGAATCAACGCAGACTTCCacaatttttcctaatttcaaTGATAGGGTAGCACCGAAGCCAATCCAAGATTCCAAGAAGGAATACACAGTACAGCAAGCTCTGTTTTGCACCTCTGGTGTTGTAAGTTCAATACCTCTGCCCTTAGCTGGAAGAGCTCTTAGTCAACATCGAGTTTCCTCTGATGCTTGTAAAGCAAAATTATCCACTGCTCCAAATTCTGATGACAGTGTGAAAACATACAAAGACTCCGTTCATCCATTTTTCACaagcagaaagagagaggaggaagtaacttctttcagaaatatatatCTAACTTCTGATCACAGTCAAAGTACCGAAAATACTCCATCACTCTTACATAACCAGAATGTTTGTCTGTTTAACAGACAAACAAATAACAGATCTGGAACCAACAATAATTCAGAATTAACAAGTGGGTCAAAAGGCATTAATAGTTTTTCTGGAACTATGGTCGATATGATAGTAAATGAAGCTTATGAAGCCATAACCTCATCTAGGGTAACAAAAGCGGTAGAAGAGTATACagattttttaacaaaaaaaatcacagataaGAAACCTCATGGGCAAGGCATTGGTGAAGGTTTCCCCAAGAATGTGTTTGCAGATCATTTGGCCAAGTATGTGATAAAACAATCTGTGGAGGAAAGTAAAACTCTGTTATGCAGCACCAGCGAGAATTCAGCAAGTAATGTGAGCTCACAGACATACACAGATATCGGCAGAAAAGAACAATGTGTGATAAAGAAGCAAGAGGTTGAGAAACAAAGTAATGTTTCTATAAATGAAGACCAACAACAGATGCCTTTGAATAATCCACGTAAATTTCTTGTTGCTCCAGCTCATtctgttcagtgtttttcagaatCTAAGGATTGTTGGCAGGACCAAAAAGGACAcaggttttcttcaaaatcacCACTGCCTTGTTCCTCTGTGGCGCTTGTTAGGCACGTTCTGGAGGACTTTACTGACACAGGAAGCAGCTCAATAACATGTTTAAACAAGCCCTCAAAAAAACACGATACTCAAAAACCATCATCAGGACCTTTGACTTACAAGCAGGCTGATTGTTTTGTGCCTGCAAATAGCTTTGTCTCAGTGACATTTGGCAGTGAAGATGCTTTGCGGGTGGAACATAAATCAAGTCTCAAAGATGGCAATGCCTGTGTAATGCCTGATACACCCCCACCTACTCCTTTAGTACCATGTCAAGGTAGTTCTGAAAGAAACTTAAGAAAACTATCTAAGAAACTCAAGGGGGAATTAGCAAAGGAATTTGCACCTGCAACACCGCCTTCTACCCCATACAATCCAACTGTTACTGGTTTGTTTAAAAGTGAGCATGACTCTTTGGAAAATGAGGAATTTATGTTGCGACTCATGCAATCACTTTCTGAAGAAGTGGAAAGCAGTGAAGATGAAGATCATTCTGAAATGCCTGTTGAGAAAGAGGAGCACTTGGAAAAAACAGTTGAGTATGCAGATTACTTAGCTAGCCATATCATTTCAATAGCAACTGAAATGGCTGCTTCCCATTTAGATggtaaaacaaatgaaagagaagcagatAGACAGGTTCATTTAgctatgcaaaacaaaaaatgtggaTATACTGCATCTATAAATATCCCAGAAGAGACATGCAATTCTTTATGGAGTTATGCAGGTGATATGGCAGGAAAAGTCATCAACGAGGCCAAGAAAATAGTGAAATCAAGGCATTGTAAACTGTTGAGGTTGAAGCGGATTAACTGTCACGTGGAGTGTCTTTATCTGAGAAAAGGCGATAAGGATCATAGTTCAAAGGAGCTGTGCGATGCAGTGCAGGACCAGTGGCCGGCAAAGAGAGATTCATCTGTACTTCCTCTACCACAAGGTATAGGCATGACAGGTTTGACTTCCAAATACCCAAGCTGTGAAAGTGTGACTGATGAATATGCAGATCACATTATTCGagttttgaaaagagaaggtgGTAACGCAGAGCTGTTAATGGATCAGTATGCTAGCAAACTTGTTTACAGGTCTATCAAATCAGGGTTACAGCAAGCGGctagaaaaaacaaatggagaTACAGCAAAAAGACGTTTCCTGGGCAAAATGCACAGGTAAATGGTAAGCTGGAGCAGATCAAAGCAGCGAATACAGATGTGATACAGCAAGTGAAAAGCTGCATTCATCACTGTGATGACCAAACATATGAAAGGAGTATCAGCACACCAAGAACAGAATGCACGGACTTGTTATATTTCACAGAATCCCTTGCTCGCAATATCACTTGTGATGTcaggaagaaactgaaaatgtctGGAGCGTGTTTACCAAAGTCTCTGACAGACTCCTGTCTGTATAAAAGGACTGCATTTGATGAAGTTACAGGGGATCTTATTAAAACAAGGTTTTCTAggacatttcttcctttctccccagATCATAAACTGTATCATAGTACAGgaagtttaaatgaaaatggcTACAGTGAAGGCATAATTCAAGCCATTGAACAATATGCTGGGAAAGTAGCAGACGATACTCTAGAAATGAGTTTAGAGTCAGCTGTTCTCCATGtggctgaaaacagaagaagtgGGGATAGGCTTTCATATACTGAGAAACTGTCTCCTTTTTCTGGAACTGTCTGTAGATGCTGCAGCATGAAGGAACATCGGTACTGTACGGAAAGTACATCTCATCGTCTACCCACACAACAATCCTCCATTCCAGTGAGGCATTTCCTTCATTCTGGATTAGGTGGTGACTGTCAAAGACAAAGAGTGTTTCAGCTTGATATTCCTAAAATCCACGTTGATGTAGAGCAGAAGACAGAGTTTTCTGACAAGGGGGCTACTGTGGTCGTAGGGAAAGCAGGAGAGCTGAGTTACACAAGTCTGACGGCTGACAGCGGTATTGGACAAGATGGAGTCAGTTTTGCTGAAAGCCTTACTACTGAAATAATGACATCAGCTATGACTAATATTGGTCAGGCAATTAACATAag CTCTGTTGGAAGAGAAGGATTTCACTCTGTTGAATCTGTTATTAGCCAGCAGATGAGTCCTAGCATTGGTGATGATAGCACTGGCAGTTGGTCCAATCTGAGTTTTGAAGATGAACATCCTGatgaaagcagcagttttcttcACCTCAGTGACAG TAATGGTAACAGCAGTAGCTGGAGCAGTCTTGGTTTAGAAGGGGATATGTATGAGGAGAATTTATCCTTTCCAACATCAGACAG tgatgGAACAGAAGATAAAGATGAAGACTGCAAGGATGCTGTAGAAG GCTTGGAGCAAACACGAAAGACTTTAGAAATAGTGAATATTGATCTGGAACCAAATCTCGTGGACGCACAGCTCAGAGTGGCACTCCAGTGGCTGGCAGCTTCTGAAACAGAGGTGTCTGATCTTCACTTTCATGACACTGCTACAAAGGAATTTGTCTTT